The region TATCATCCGCGAGAAAGGAAGTAACTCCGAGCGTGAAATGGCCAACGCCATGTACATGGCAGGTTTCGACGTGAAAGACGTACACATGACGGACCTTATCTCCGGAAGAGAAACGCTGGAGGATATCCGATTCATCGGTGCAGTGGGTGGCTTCTCTAACTCAGACGTACTAGGGTCGGCAAAAGGATGGGCCGGAGCCTTTATGTACAACGAAAAAGCAAAGACCGCCATCGAGAACTTCTTTAAGCGAGAGGATACGCTGTCGGTAGGTATATGTAACGGCTGTCAGCTATTCGTGGAGCTTGGATTTATTACCATGGGGCATGATCAGAAGGCCAGAATGCTGCATAACGTGAGTCAGAAGCACGAAAGTATCTTTACGTCCTTAACCATCCAGGAGAACAAATCAGTAATGCTCTCTAGCCTGGCCGGTAGCACATTGGGTGTTTGGGTATCGCACGGCGAGGGCCGCTTCAGCCTGCCGCATACCGAGGATCAGTACCAGATCGTTGGCAAGTATGGATACGACACCTATCCGGCCTGTCCTAACGGCTCTGACTATAACACGGCCATGATTTGCGATGAAACAGGACGTCACCTGGTGATGATGCCGCACATCGAACGATCGCTTCTGCAGTGGCAGTGGGCACACTACCCAAAAGGGCGCCAGGATGAGGTATCGCCATGGATGGAAGCATTCGTGAACGCCAGAAAGTGGCTGGAGGCAAATGATAATTAACAGAAACGGGATTATTATATTAACCCGGCGGCTGGTGTTTACTGCCAGGCTATTTCTAAATAAGTATAGAATTTGTCTGAATCCCTGTGGGTAAGGTTCGACAATTTATTCCCTCGGTCTACTTGAAAGCCTCTCAGCTCACGCTGAGGGGCTTTTTTTAATGTAGTGCATAACCTTAAAAGCTGTTTCTGGGCCGCTTTAGTTCGTTTTTATCTCGTAATTAATTTGTCGTAATAGCCTTTTTTACTTATAGCCGATGCAATGCTTGCAAGCCACGCGTAGGCGATACGGACTTGTAATGGGTCTTAACTGGTTAATTTATTAAACTTCTCTATATTAAATTATTACTGTGGCTGTTGCAAACTGGAAACCCATTTGTTCGCAACTCCCCAGCTTTTCTCAGGCTCATCAGAAGCTATTATAATCAGCTTACCACCAGCCATAATCTCCTCATGTGTTAGCCAGTTCCGGTTCAGCTTTTTCCCATTTAAGGTTACCTGTTTGATGTAATAGTTTTCATCTGCGTAATTCTCTACCTGAATAGAAAAGCTTTCTCCATTGGCCCACTTTACCTCAGCTGATTCAAAGAGAGGCACATTTAGGTAATACACCGGCCAGCCGACGCAGGCAGGTTGTATACCTAAAGAAGTTAAAACAAACCAGGAGGACATAGCTCCAGCATCGTCGTCCATTGTTCTGAGGTAAGCCTGCGGCTGATTTTTGTAGATAACACCTATGTAGGACCCCACTCCCCGACTGTTGTCGTTAAAGTAATGCTGCACAACAGTATCTACAGCCAACCGATGCATCAAGGCCTGCGATTTCCAAGGTTCTGAAGTAGCATTGTATAGCAGTGGCACCTGAAGATCCGGCTCATTAGCACGGTTATGGTAATCTTTTCCAAAGAACTCGTCCAGTTGGTTTATAAAAGTTTGCTCGCCACCTGTCAGTTCTATCAACCCTTTTACATCGAAAGGAACAGACCACCTGTATTGCCAGATTGTGCCCTGGTACATCCCGCGTGCAGACATGCGGTTCACATCGTCCCGGGTTAAGTCTTTAAAGTCTTTCTCCCAATAGCTTTTATACTCCAAAGCCTTTTGCCTATACTTCTCGCTTAGCTTATCCTGATTCAGCTCCTTTAAAATCTGCGACAAAGCCCAGGCATCGTAGGAAGACTCTAATGCTTTATCAGGATGTGTATAATCCAGCTTGTCCACTTCCTGCATTAGAGAATCCAGAATGGATGGAAAATCGATTTTATACCCTTTACGATAGGCATCCAACAGCACTACGATGGCATGTTCTGTACGCACCGTGTTGGAAGGCTCATGTGCAGTAGCAAAGTCTTTTTTGCCATACGGATAAAGGTTGGCTATAGAGGAAGCTATGTCCTGGAACCTTTCCGGGTAAGCAAAGGATAGCAAGGGTAACTGTGTTTTGTAGTTGTCCCAGATGGCCCATCCGTTATAGACGGTGCTTTTGGAAGTTTGCAAAGAGCCATCAATAGCCCGATACGTACCATCTTCCTCCGAAACTACATATGGTGACTGTACTGCCCGGTAAAGCAAGGAATAAAAAAGCTTTTCTCTTTCAGGGTCCCCCTTTACCTGGATACGGCTCAATAGCTCGTTCCAGTCACTTATACTCTTTTGCTTTACCTGCTCAAAGGGCTCATGTTTTAGTGCAGCCTTGGCATGCGCTGCATCCACAGATGAGAAAGCTACCTCTGCATATACGTCCTGTTGATCCGGGGCAAACGAAGCTACCAGCTCATGTTCACTTATAGTAGCCCACTTTACCGGTTGCCTAAAGTGCATTGCATAGTAAATACGGTAGGTACCGACACTACAAGTAGTTTTTGCTTCTATCCAACCACTTAAAGTATTACCACTAACAGTGTGTTCTTCTGCCACAAAGCCTCCTACAAAAGCATGGCTTAAATCAATGTAAACGCCCTTTTTACCTACAGGTAACTGGTAATGATGTACACCACTGTTTTTGAAAACAGCAAACTCCGCTTTGATCTTGTTCTTAAAACCTACCTGGTAATAGCCCGGACCTGCTTTTTCCTCTGATTTGATCAAGGGTGTTGCATCCGGAACATCACCCAAGAATGGTTTAACCAGAATAATACCTCCGCTGCCCAGACAACCTACCCCTTCAAAACGGTTATGTGTGAAACCTAAAAATTCTTTGGCCAAATATTCATACCCTGTATGCGTAGCAGGGTATGTCTGGGGGCCTATACTCAACATACTGAAGGGGTAAGAAGCTGCCGGTGACAGTTGCCCATGATCGCCGGAAGAGCCTAGGAAAACATTTACTTTTTCCTCAGGTGCACCCTTGCCGGCTACCTGCATTTGTTTTTGCTGTGCAACATTGCCCTGTTGCTGGCAGCCACTCAGGATGACTATGAATAATAGAATTAATAATCGCATTAGGTTTATAAAAAGTTATAAATACCACAGGCAGCCTTATAGTATGGCTGCCTGTGGTAAATTGTGGTATAAATAGTTAAACTCTCATTACTTCGTACTTGCCAGGTAATCCAAATACTTTTGCGGCACAGGGAAATAGTTGTGAGTACCTTCTATGAAATTCGCATTCGTTAAATGAGTTCTCCTGGTTTTCTCCACCTCCAAATACGCATTGATTGTTTCCGCAGCCACTCCCCAGCGTACCAAATCAAAGAAACGATGCCCTTCCATAGCCAGCTCTAACCTGCGCTCCGTCCGAACGGCCTCACGGGCTGTGGCTTGGTTTGTCCAAGGGGTATTATATGTCTCGATTCTATAGTTGGCGGCTGGTGCTGTTTCTTGCAGGTTCATAACATACTGGCTGTCTTTAGCTCTTCCCCTTACCTGGTTCACCACAGCTCTTGCTCCTTCCAGGTCACCCAGCTCAACCAAAGCCTCTGCTTTCCATAGCAACAAGTCAGCATAGCGGATTATGTAATAATTCAGTGCGCTAATGTAAGGCCAGGTCTTGATCTGGTAAGGAGAGTTGGCGGACACAATTCGCTTTTTAGGCGCAAAAGGCCCATAGGTTGAAAGATCCCGTGCCCAGCTTGCCTCATACAACACGCCTAAGTCCAGATAAGGTATACCTGGTCTTCCTACTGTATGGTCCAACCGTGGATCTACAAAATCTGTTTCGGCAAGGTTCTTATTATCCAGTACCGGCACTCCGTTAGCGCTCGTTTTGTAGGCATTGACAAGGTTTTGAGACGGGCGGTGAAAGCCATACTGTGAATAGAAAGGGCCACCAGGTGCAGACAAACGATCACCTATACTTCCATTGTAATTATCTGGAGCCCCGTCGAGCACTGAATGCTGAACAGCAAATATTATCTCAGAGCTGTTATCGTTTTCAGGAAGGAAGACA is a window of Pontibacter kalidii DNA encoding:
- a CDS encoding RagB/SusD family nutrient uptake outer membrane protein, with translation MNFFKTTNTSKLVFTALVIFSSSCSDDYLEEMTYGEISPSEMTSPGNVDRAIIAAYSLLNGQYDGSSSAFNSPASNWSFGDVVSDDAYKGGGGTGDQNNIHLMEIFNTNPTIIDIERKWVALYEGVKRTNEAMRLLQSSQEYDAALKENRMGELYFLRGHYYFELKKIYNTIPYIDETAATVKDYAVSHTQYTSEQLWDKIEENFSNAYERLPNEQEEVGRPNKMTAKAYLAKTYIFQGQWQNALDAANEVINSNKYSLLPNFRDVFLPENDNSSEIIFAVQHSVLDGAPDNYNGSIGDRLSAPGGPFYSQYGFHRPSQNLVNAYKTSANGVPVLDNKNLAETDFVDPRLDHTVGRPGIPYLDLGVLYEASWARDLSTYGPFAPKKRIVSANSPYQIKTWPYISALNYYIIRYADLLLWKAEALVELGDLEGARAVVNQVRGRAKDSQYVMNLQETAPAANYRIETYNTPWTNQATAREAVRTERRLELAMEGHRFFDLVRWGVAAETINAYLEVEKTRRTHLTNANFIEGTHNYFPVPQKYLDYLASTK
- a CDS encoding glycoside hydrolase domain-containing protein encodes the protein MRLLILLFIVILSGCQQQGNVAQQKQMQVAGKGAPEEKVNVFLGSSGDHGQLSPAASYPFSMLSIGPQTYPATHTGYEYLAKEFLGFTHNRFEGVGCLGSGGIILVKPFLGDVPDATPLIKSEEKAGPGYYQVGFKNKIKAEFAVFKNSGVHHYQLPVGKKGVYIDLSHAFVGGFVAEEHTVSGNTLSGWIEAKTTCSVGTYRIYYAMHFRQPVKWATISEHELVASFAPDQQDVYAEVAFSSVDAAHAKAALKHEPFEQVKQKSISDWNELLSRIQVKGDPEREKLFYSLLYRAVQSPYVVSEEDGTYRAIDGSLQTSKSTVYNGWAIWDNYKTQLPLLSFAYPERFQDIASSIANLYPYGKKDFATAHEPSNTVRTEHAIVVLLDAYRKGYKIDFPSILDSLMQEVDKLDYTHPDKALESSYDAWALSQILKELNQDKLSEKYRQKALEYKSYWEKDFKDLTRDDVNRMSARGMYQGTIWQYRWSVPFDVKGLIELTGGEQTFINQLDEFFGKDYHNRANEPDLQVPLLYNATSEPWKSQALMHRLAVDTVVQHYFNDNSRGVGSYIGVIYKNQPQAYLRTMDDDAGAMSSWFVLTSLGIQPACVGWPVYYLNVPLFESAEVKWANGESFSIQVENYADENYYIKQVTLNGKKLNRNWLTHEEIMAGGKLIIIASDEPEKSWGVANKWVSSLQQPQ